The bacterium genome window below encodes:
- a CDS encoding branched-chain amino acid ABC transporter permease, with protein MNNAAPFRGGWLAAGIGLLLLFPLSSPDAFFLDVFTTGFLLAAFAASWDVVGGLSGQITLGHALPFGAAAYACAVLTTLAGWPLPLAVAAAVLLAVAVGAGIGALSAPLAGPFVALLTLALGEIAHEVAVGHTFFSGTGGYAWGGEGGIPVALPWRDAPPFPSYYAALGFLCLASFGMLRFSRSGMGLILRAVAGSPVTAQASGIPIARFKRLAFAVGSGFAGAAGAGFVVHVGRATAADLSLELSFQAATFAAVGGRGTIVGPVVAALVLHVLFQGLSLHPSARVLLYALTLLVALRFFPGGVVGTARYLASRLGRREGARPPRRRGRNRNGEGTP; from the coding sequence TTGAACAACGCGGCCCCATTCCGGGGGGGGTGGCTGGCGGCGGGGATCGGGCTGCTCCTGCTCTTCCCGCTTTCCTCCCCCGACGCATTCTTCCTCGACGTGTTCACGACCGGGTTCCTTCTGGCCGCGTTCGCGGCGTCGTGGGACGTGGTCGGAGGCCTCTCCGGGCAGATCACGCTCGGGCACGCCCTCCCCTTCGGCGCGGCGGCGTACGCCTGCGCGGTGCTCACGACTCTCGCGGGGTGGCCGCTCCCCCTGGCGGTGGCGGCGGCGGTCCTTCTGGCCGTCGCGGTGGGGGCGGGCATCGGCGCGCTCTCGGCCCCGCTGGCCGGCCCGTTCGTGGCGCTGCTGACCCTCGCGCTGGGCGAAATCGCGCACGAGGTGGCCGTCGGGCACACCTTCTTCTCCGGGACGGGGGGGTACGCGTGGGGCGGCGAGGGCGGGATCCCGGTGGCGCTGCCGTGGCGGGATGCGCCCCCGTTCCCGTCGTATTACGCCGCCCTCGGCTTCCTGTGCCTCGCCTCCTTCGGCATGCTGCGCTTCTCTCGCTCGGGGATGGGGCTCATCCTGCGCGCGGTCGCGGGGTCCCCGGTCACCGCCCAGGCGTCGGGGATCCCGATCGCCCGGTTCAAGCGGCTGGCGTTCGCCGTGGGGTCCGGATTCGCGGGAGCAGCGGGGGCGGGCTTCGTCGTCCACGTGGGACGCGCCACGGCGGCCGACCTCTCCCTGGAGCTCTCCTTCCAGGCCGCGACGTTCGCCGCCGTGGGGGGTCGCGGGACGATCGTGGGCCCCGTCGTCGCGGCGCTCGTCCTCCATGTCCTCTTCCAGGGGCTGTCCCTGCACCCTTCGGCGCGGGTCCTGCTCTACGCGCTGACCCTTCTGGTCGCCCTGCGGTTCTTCCCCGGGGGGGTCGTCGGGACCGCTCGGTACCTTGCGTCGCGGCTCGGCAGGAGGGAAGGGGCACGGCCCCCACGCCGCCGCGGCCGGAACCGGAACGGGGAGGGAACACCGTGA
- a CDS encoding branched-chain amino acid ABC transporter permease codes for MASPLSQVLLDGLFAGGAYALMAAGMALILGVVKVINLSHGAFFTLGAYVAYALAARGIGSPIAAAPLAAVIAFAFGIFLGKSFVNPVRSHPFALPVGTLACALLFEQAAQLLWGPHPLSIETGAPWIGPGGLVVRRWGVVAFLSSAALLGGLKWVLSSRPGLPLRLIAEDEEIAGSLGMDVEAIRYLTFGGACAMAAAAGALLSPSGAVTPTMGRAPLLLSLVVVIVAGMDSVEAIFLLSIGLGIFGNACAWFLSPQWSYVALLAAVCLLLSVRPAGIVVLAGRRD; via the coding sequence GTGGCGTCCCCCCTTTCCCAGGTGCTCCTCGACGGCCTCTTCGCCGGGGGGGCGTACGCCCTGATGGCAGCGGGGATGGCGCTGATCCTCGGCGTGGTCAAGGTGATCAACCTGTCCCACGGGGCCTTCTTCACGCTGGGGGCGTATGTCGCCTACGCCCTTGCCGCGCGGGGGATCGGGAGCCCGATCGCCGCGGCGCCGCTCGCCGCCGTCATCGCCTTCGCCTTCGGCATCTTCCTCGGCAAGAGCTTCGTCAACCCTGTCCGGAGCCATCCGTTCGCCCTCCCGGTGGGGACCCTCGCGTGCGCACTCCTGTTCGAGCAGGCGGCGCAGTTGCTCTGGGGCCCGCACCCCCTCTCGATCGAGACGGGCGCCCCTTGGATCGGTCCGGGGGGTCTCGTCGTCCGGCGGTGGGGGGTGGTCGCGTTCCTCTCTTCCGCGGCGCTGCTGGGGGGGCTGAAGTGGGTTCTCTCCTCCCGCCCCGGGCTGCCGCTTCGCCTGATCGCCGAGGATGAGGAGATCGCCGGCTCGCTCGGCATGGACGTCGAGGCGATCCGGTACCTGACGTTCGGCGGGGCGTGCGCGATGGCGGCGGCGGCGGGCGCCCTCCTCTCCCCGTCGGGGGCGGTGACGCCGACGATGGGGCGCGCGCCGCTCCTGCTCTCCCTCGTCGTCGTGATCGTGGCCGGGATGGATTCGGTGGAGGCGATCTTCCTTCTATCGATCGGGCTTGGAATCTTCGGGAACGCGTGCGCCTGGTTCCTTTCCCCCCAGTGGTCGTACGTCGCCCTTCTCGCCGCCGTCTGCCTCCTCCTGTCGGTTCGCCCCGCGGGAATCGTCGTACTGGCGGGGCGGCGGGATTGA
- a CDS encoding ATP-binding cassette domain-containing protein, with product MTALLSAEGIMKSFGATQVLSGITLSVAPGEPVGLFGPNGSGKTTLVNILSGLLLPDAGTVRFDGKEITRLPLDARYRLGIARTFQIPHPYPALSVLEAVRVALNAGNRKEGGVTRKDEEGPAGDLLARTGLFNQRFVPCAQLSQGCLRRLEFARGLARRPKLLILDEVFSALSATDEEDLVALLRAANRDEGTAFLLVSHNPPLLKSLCRRILVLEEGRIVRERSV from the coding sequence GTGACCGCGCTCCTGTCGGCGGAAGGGATCATGAAATCGTTCGGCGCCACGCAGGTCCTCTCCGGGATCACCCTGTCGGTCGCCCCGGGGGAACCGGTGGGGCTGTTCGGCCCGAACGGATCGGGAAAGACCACGCTCGTCAACATACTCTCGGGGCTTCTTCTCCCCGACGCCGGCACGGTCCGGTTCGACGGGAAGGAGATCACCCGCCTTCCGCTCGACGCACGGTACCGGCTGGGGATCGCGCGGACCTTCCAGATCCCCCACCCGTACCCCGCCCTCTCGGTCCTCGAAGCGGTGCGCGTCGCCCTCAATGCCGGGAACCGGAAGGAAGGGGGCGTGACGCGGAAGGACGAGGAGGGACCGGCCGGGGACCTCCTCGCCCGGACGGGTCTGTTCAACCAGCGGTTCGTGCCGTGCGCCCAGTTGTCCCAGGGGTGCCTCCGCCGGCTCGAGTTCGCCCGGGGGCTGGCGCGCCGGCCGAAGCTGCTGATCCTCGACGAGGTCTTCTCCGCCCTCTCGGCCACGGACGAGGAAGACCTGGTCGCGCTGCTGCGCGCGGCGAACCGCGACGAGGGAACGGCGTTCCTGCTGGTCTCGCATAACCCGCCGCTCCTGAAAAGCCTCTGCCGGCGCATCCTCGTTCTCGAGGAGGGGCGGATCGTGCGGGAGAGGAGCGTATAG
- a CDS encoding ATP-binding cassette domain-containing protein, with translation MPGGTSTLKVRDLTVAFGQVVAVRDVSLTARGGETVAIFGANGSGKTTFLKAVAGLVPATRGKVTWRGEDISALAAHQRAARGMRYVSDRSRVATRMTVLENLEAGAWLLPASRWGAARERVFSLFPSLAKVARSPAGVLSGGERQMLILGRALVAEPSLLLMDEPFLGLSREVRDRLLTVIEGTLKGRATILIAEHDAEGAFRLLDRHVIFRNGSLVHEGTRSDVADAKELVSLLYRHFRPGEAPGETIGDGT, from the coding sequence GTGCCCGGCGGAACGTCCACCCTGAAGGTGCGCGACCTCACCGTCGCCTTCGGGCAGGTGGTGGCGGTGCGGGACGTCTCCCTCACCGCGCGGGGAGGCGAGACGGTGGCGATCTTCGGCGCGAACGGCTCGGGGAAGACCACGTTCCTGAAGGCGGTGGCCGGACTGGTCCCCGCCACGCGTGGAAAGGTTACCTGGCGGGGCGAGGACATCTCGGCGCTTGCGGCCCACCAGCGGGCCGCAAGGGGGATGCGGTACGTCTCCGACCGGTCGCGCGTCGCGACGCGGATGACCGTCCTCGAGAACCTCGAGGCCGGCGCGTGGCTCCTTCCCGCCTCCCGGTGGGGCGCGGCGCGGGAGCGCGTGTTTTCCCTCTTCCCGTCGCTGGCGAAGGTGGCGCGCTCGCCCGCGGGGGTGCTCTCCGGCGGAGAACGGCAGATGCTGATCCTCGGGCGGGCGCTGGTGGCCGAGCCGTCGCTCCTCCTGATGGACGAGCCGTTCCTCGGGCTCTCCCGGGAAGTCCGCGACCGGCTGCTCACCGTGATCGAAGGAACGTTGAAGGGGCGGGCGACGATCCTCATCGCCGAACACGACGCGGAAGGGGCGTTCCGGCTACTCGACCGGCACGTCATCTTCCGGAACGGCTCCCTGGTCCACGAGGGGACCCGGTCGGACGTCGCGGACGCGAAGGAACTGGTTTCCCTGCTCTACCGGCATTTCCGGCCGGGGGAAGCTCCAGGGGAGACGATCGGCGATGGAACCTGA
- a CDS encoding ABC transporter substrate-binding protein, whose protein sequence is MTIIPGFLLRPPRCLIGTAALFLSLFSPAFLAAPFGAAEPPDVLTIGVLAPLSGPYAAGGTSFMQAASLAVERANAEGGVFGRRVRMVVGDTQGRVDVAKSEALRMISREGASALVGAYLSEETVGVMEVAAAHRTLLLVPVAATAEITDKVRKEYARYRYVFRVGYSLPQWAEMIAAFLTDRKVRRYAFVGAGIRWNLELGETLERIVSPRGTAPVYTAFYSPGNPAFDVVAVAAAAASPDIVVLADPGRNSVSFLKRLREAAPALPVLSIGGALGDARLADTVPLSAPVYVQTAAWRGLSPAATAYVERYEQRYGAPPVGYSDTLPYDAVTVLVAAWRKAGSAATEAVVPVLEHGAFAGAAGTYRFDGAHQAYWGSGPGALRGTFVRWERGGARIVFPPR, encoded by the coding sequence GTGACGATCATCCCTGGATTCCTTCTTCGGCCTCCACGTTGTCTTATCGGAACGGCGGCGCTGTTTCTTTCCCTGTTCTCTCCCGCATTTCTCGCGGCTCCCTTCGGCGCGGCGGAGCCACCGGACGTTTTGACGATCGGGGTGCTGGCCCCGCTCTCCGGTCCGTACGCCGCCGGGGGGACGTCGTTCATGCAGGCCGCGTCCCTCGCCGTCGAGCGAGCCAACGCCGAAGGGGGGGTCTTCGGGCGACGGGTGAGGATGGTCGTCGGCGACACCCAGGGGCGGGTGGACGTCGCAAAGTCGGAGGCGTTGCGGATGATTTCCCGGGAGGGGGCATCCGCCCTGGTGGGCGCGTACCTGTCGGAGGAGACCGTGGGGGTGATGGAGGTCGCCGCCGCGCACCGGACGCTTCTCCTCGTCCCCGTGGCCGCCACCGCCGAGATCACGGACAAGGTGCGGAAGGAGTACGCGCGGTACCGGTACGTCTTCCGGGTGGGATATTCGCTCCCCCAATGGGCGGAGATGATCGCCGCGTTCCTGACCGACCGGAAGGTCCGCCGGTACGCGTTCGTCGGCGCCGGGATCCGCTGGAACCTGGAACTGGGGGAGACGCTCGAACGGATCGTCTCCCCGCGGGGAACCGCGCCGGTCTACACCGCCTTCTACAGCCCGGGGAACCCTGCGTTCGACGTCGTCGCGGTCGCCGCGGCGGCCGCCTCCCCCGACATCGTGGTTCTCGCCGACCCCGGGCGGAACTCCGTCTCCTTCCTGAAGCGGCTGCGCGAGGCGGCGCCCGCGCTCCCGGTGCTCTCCATCGGCGGAGCGCTGGGGGACGCCCGGCTGGCCGACACCGTTCCGCTCTCCGCGCCGGTCTACGTGCAGACCGCCGCGTGGCGGGGCCTCTCCCCCGCCGCGACGGCGTACGTGGAGCGGTACGAACAACGGTACGGAGCACCTCCCGTCGGGTACAGCGATACGCTTCCCTACGACGCCGTCACGGTGCTCGTGGCCGCCTGGCGCAAGGCGGGCAGCGCGGCGACCGAAGCCGTCGTGCCGGTCCTCGAGCACGGAGCGTTCGCGGGCGCGGCGGGCACCTACCGGTTCGACGGCGCCCACCAGGCCTATTGGGGGTCCGGCCCCGGGGCCCTGCGGGGGACCTTCGTGCGCTGGGAACGCGGCGGCGCCCGGATCGTCTTTCCCCCGCGCTAG